A genome region from Desulfobacterales bacterium includes the following:
- a CDS encoding AAA family ATPase → MKFKKRMKHLDHSSAVPCGPDKNEHFVLRNCAVYLDRLLGSYPLADSETIKLVAWVLGPEMIALGQVLLERMSTKEKQKYEPDIEENILDPDDSPDLICRILKQSGKRRTTSFIKAVRDALEQRYKALAYSGRSDAEKKLDILSKMFRLSNPEQALVEFLYIISVWSQGEDYFVDHLHCQDIPGRRYMKMILQMTDREMTAALSGTLARIEFYEMNKYSFTLTDDFLSFFQKPSNELLAKNYFVHFSRKTIPLENHLIDPKVTDHILSLLNVKRESANHILLYGPPGTGKTSYALGLAQKLGISAYEILREEGNTSNKRRTAILACLNMTNGGDGSLIIVDEADNLLNTRNSWFSRGETQDKGWLNQLLEEPGARMIWITNSISEIEDSVLRRFAFSVHFRAFNLRQRNNLWESVLRRHRVKSLFNPEEINGLTIRYPVSAATIDLSIRKALESSTSGKVAFKEVVMMNLDAHMTLISRGVKPKNKETIEADYSVAGLHVEGELPAIMEHLEAFDRCLRRSDQHKVSNFNLLFYGPPGTGKSELARYIAGHLERELMVKRTSEVVRPYVGETEQNISQIFSEAEAAEAVLVIDEADSFLFNRNRAVRSWEISQTNEFLTQMERFQGILICTTNRFEDIDPASVRRFNYKIGFRCLKPEGNVIFYKRLLSPLTSVPLSEEEEKMLGNISELTPGDFRVVRDRFAILPRGKVIHGMMVQALREESQIKQLQEGKKTLGFMRRTS, encoded by the coding sequence ATGAAATTTAAAAAACGCATGAAGCACTTGGACCATTCAAGCGCAGTGCCTTGCGGTCCCGATAAGAATGAACACTTTGTCCTTCGTAACTGCGCCGTTTACCTTGATCGCCTGCTTGGATCTTATCCATTGGCGGACAGTGAAACCATCAAACTGGTGGCGTGGGTTTTGGGACCGGAAATGATCGCCCTGGGGCAGGTTCTTCTGGAACGAATGAGCACGAAGGAAAAACAAAAATATGAACCGGACATCGAAGAAAACATTCTCGATCCTGACGATTCTCCTGATCTAATCTGCCGCATTCTCAAACAATCAGGGAAAAGGCGAACGACATCTTTCATAAAGGCCGTACGAGATGCACTGGAGCAGCGTTACAAGGCTCTTGCCTATTCAGGGCGTAGCGATGCCGAAAAAAAATTGGACATCCTGTCAAAAATGTTCCGCCTGTCAAACCCGGAACAGGCTCTTGTCGAGTTTCTCTACATTATTTCGGTCTGGAGTCAAGGAGAGGATTATTTTGTGGATCACCTGCACTGCCAGGATATTCCCGGCAGGCGTTATATGAAAATGATCCTGCAGATGACCGACCGGGAAATGACAGCCGCCCTTTCCGGAACGCTTGCGCGGATTGAATTCTATGAAATGAACAAGTATTCATTCACCCTGACGGATGATTTTCTGTCCTTTTTTCAGAAACCATCGAACGAGTTGCTGGCGAAGAATTATTTTGTCCACTTTTCCCGGAAAACCATCCCTTTGGAAAACCATCTGATCGATCCGAAGGTAACAGACCATATCCTGAGCCTTCTCAATGTCAAACGGGAATCGGCGAATCACATCCTGCTTTACGGGCCTCCGGGAACGGGAAAAACGAGTTACGCCCTCGGACTGGCGCAAAAGCTGGGGATTTCCGCCTATGAAATTCTGAGGGAGGAGGGCAATACGAGCAACAAACGCCGGACGGCCATTCTTGCCTGCCTGAATATGACCAATGGCGGCGACGGTTCGCTGATCATCGTGGACGAGGCGGATAACCTTCTCAATACCCGGAATTCCTGGTTTTCACGGGGAGAAACGCAGGACAAAGGCTGGCTGAACCAGCTCCTTGAAGAACCGGGAGCCAGAATGATCTGGATTACGAACAGCATTTCCGAAATTGAAGATTCTGTGCTGCGCCGCTTTGCATTCAGCGTCCATTTCAGGGCATTCAACCTGCGGCAGCGGAACAACCTGTGGGAATCTGTGCTCCGACGTCACCGCGTCAAGAGCCTTTTCAATCCTGAAGAAATCAATGGGCTGACAATTCGCTATCCCGTCAGCGCGGCCACTATTGATCTATCCATCCGAAAGGCTCTGGAAAGTTCGACGTCCGGAAAAGTTGCTTTTAAAGAAGTCGTGATGATGAACCTTGATGCCCACATGACGCTTATCAGCAGAGGCGTGAAGCCAAAGAACAAAGAAACAATTGAGGCCGATTATTCCGTTGCGGGACTTCATGTTGAAGGGGAACTACCTGCCATCATGGAACACCTGGAAGCGTTTGACCGTTGCCTCCGCCGTTCCGATCAGCATAAAGTCAGTAATTTCAACCTCCTCTTTTACGGACCGCCCGGCACCGGAAAGAGTGAACTGGCGCGGTACATCGCCGGACATCTGGAAAGAGAACTCATGGTCAAGCGGACAAGCGAAGTTGTCAGACCCTATGTAGGCGAAACGGAGCAGAATATCAGCCAGATCTTTTCCGAGGCGGAGGCTGCGGAGGCTGTGCTGGTCATCGACGAGGCTGATTCGTTTCTTTTCAACCGCAACCGGGCCGTCCGGTCCTGGGAGATCAGCCAGACCAATGAGTTTCTCACCCAGATGGAACGATTTCAGGGCATCCTGATCTGCACGACCAATCGCTTTGAAGATATAGACCCAGCCTCCGTCCGGCGGTTCAACTATAAAATCGGTTTCCGCTGTCTGAAGCCGGAAGGCAATGTCATCTTTTACAAAAGGCTGCTTTCTCCCCTTACCTCGGTGCCCTTGAGCGAGGAAGAGGAAAAAATGCTTGGAAATATCAGCGAGCTGACGCCGGGAGACTTCCGGGTCGTCAGGGACCGGTTTGCAATCTTGCCGCGGGGAAAAGTAATCCACGGTATGATGGTGCAGGCCCTTCGGGAAGAATCGCAGATCAAGCAATTGCAGGAGGGGAAAAAGACCCTTGGTTTTATGCGGCGCACCTCATGA
- the lexA gene encoding transcriptional repressor LexA, with translation MDELYDLTERQQQVLAYIAEHQRDHGVAPTVREIGDHFGLRSPGGIHRILSLLRKKGFVRSDDGKKRSWRAVAVIPEKGMPVLGEIAAGKPIETIALSGEHIAVSPSAFGSEDCFALRVSGDSMIEAHIVSGDLAVIRPQSEVENGDIAAVIVQDVLPEATLKIVQQKRRTLVLTPANHAYSAMTFKGAECSKVRILGKCVGIIRR, from the coding sequence ATGGATGAGCTGTATGATCTCACGGAACGTCAGCAGCAGGTGTTGGCATATATTGCGGAACATCAGAGGGATCATGGAGTCGCGCCGACGGTGCGGGAAATCGGTGATCACTTCGGGTTGCGGTCTCCGGGCGGAATTCATCGCATTCTCAGCCTGTTAAGAAAAAAGGGATTCGTTCGTTCCGATGACGGGAAAAAGCGATCCTGGAGAGCGGTCGCGGTAATTCCGGAAAAAGGAATGCCGGTCCTGGGGGAGATCGCGGCCGGAAAACCGATTGAGACCATAGCGTTATCCGGCGAACACATTGCTGTTTCGCCATCCGCTTTCGGCAGTGAGGATTGTTTCGCGCTTCGGGTCAGCGGCGACTCGATGATCGAAGCTCACATCGTGTCGGGGGATCTGGCGGTGATTAGACCGCAGTCCGAGGTAGAAAACGGGGACATCGCGGCGGTCATCGTTCAGGATGTGCTGCCGGAGGCGACGCTTAAGATCGTGCAACAAAAAAGGCGGACGCTCGTGCTGACGCCCGCAAATCACGCTTATTCGGCCATGACCTTTAAAGGTGCCGAATGCAGCAAGGTTCGCATTCTCGGAAAATGCGTGGGGATTATCCGCCGATAA